The Prosthecobacter vanneervenii DNA window GCTCAAGCTGGACACGGGCGTGGAGATCCACATCAAGCCGGCGGTCAGCGAAACCGACCCGCAGCTGGAGCGTGGCTACGACGACAACAAGGGCATGAAGTACGTGAAGGTGTACTATAACAAGGACCTGAGCGCGTCTTAGGGCGGGCTGACCATGAGAAAAGGCGGCCTCAACGGCTCTTCGGGTTTACCGGGGCCGATGGGGTCCGCGTCAGTCTGCGCAGCTCTTCCATCAGCAGTTTGACCGCTTTGCCCTGGAAGCGGCTCGCATTCCACATCATGGCCAGTGTCCGCGTCGGCTTCTCTCCGGCAAAGGAGCGGTAGATGCGCCTGTCGCTGGAGTCGATCTTGCGCGCCATCTCTGGCACGATGGAGACGCCGTGGTCCAGCGCCACGAGCTCCTGAACGGTGGCCAGCTGGCTGGTGCGTTCGACCATCACCGGCTGCACGGACTGCTTGCGGCAGAAGGAGGCGATGTTTTCGGAGAGGCAGTGAGCTTCGTTGAGGGTGACAAAAGGAAAGCCCTCCAAAGCCTCTATCTTCACGCTCTTGGCGGAGGCCAGAGGATGGTCCACGGGCACCACCAGCAGCAGCTCTTCATCAAACAAAGGCTCCACCTCCAGGTGCCGCGCGATCACCGGCTGGGCGAGGATGGCGAGGTCGATCTCCCCATGGCTGCAGCGCCTGATGAGGCTTTCCGTGGTGTCCTCCTGAACGACCACCAGGATGTCCGGATGTTTTTTGGCAAACGTATGCAGCAGCCCAGGCAGAAAGTAGGGGGCTATGGTGGGAATGGCGCCGAGCCGGATGCGCCCGCGACGGCCTGCCTCTGAAAGCTCCGAGATGGTGTCCTCCATGAGCTGGAGGATCTCTTTGGCGCGCTCCAGCAGCAGCTCTCCGAGATCGGTCAGCACCACCTCACGTGGTTTGCGCTCAAACAAAGGGGCACCCAGCTGGTCCTCCAGCTTTTGGATGGCGCGGCTGAGCGCGGGCTGGGAGAGATGCAGCTCATCCGCTGCCCGGGTGAAGTTTTTGGTGCGAGCCAGAGCCACGAATTGCTCCAGCAGGTGCAGGTTTAGTTCGCTTCGCATGAGAACAAATTAGCTATGTGTAGGGTGCATCGCAAGCATTCAGACAATGCATTGGATGCATTCGTTGATGGAGGCCACTGTGAGGGCGTTACGACTCCCGCTTGTTTGTGAAACTGAACCTGAACCCAACCATCAAGCCATGAAAACACCGCAACACAAGGCCCTGATGGCCGCGCTGATGCTGACGCCTGTCATCCCAGCAACGGCCCAGGAAAAAGCAACCCAACCCAAACCCGATATGAATCAATGCCCCGTCATGGGGGCCGCCGCAGGCCCCAACCGCACCACCGCCGCAGGAGCCATGTCCAACGGAGACTGGTGGCCTAACCAGCTCAATCTCAAAATCCTCCACCAGAACTCGCCCCGGGGAAATCCCATGGGCGCGGGCTTCAGCTACGCGGAGGAGTTCAAGAAGCTTGATCTGGCTGCCTTGAAGAAGGAGCTCAAGGAAGTGATCACCACCTCGCAGAAGTGGTGGCCGGCGGACTACGGCACCTATGGCCCGCTTTTTATCCGCATGGCCTGGCACAGCGCTGGCACCTATCGCGTGAGTGACGGCCGTGGTGGCGCGGGCTATGGCACGCAGCGCTTTGCGCCGCTCAACAGCTGGCCGGACAACGCCAATCTGGACAAGGCACGCCGCCTTCTCTGGCCCATCAAGCAGAAGTATGGCGAGAAAATCTCCTGGGCCGATCTGATGGTGCTCGCGGGCAATGTCTCGCTCGAATCCATGGGATTCAAGACGATGGGATTCGCGGGCGGGCGCGAGGACGTGTGGGAGCCGCAGGAGGACATCTACTGGGGCCCTGAAAGCAAGTGGCTGGGAGACGCACGCTACAAGGGCGAGCGCGAACTGGAAAAGCCCCTGGCCGCAGTGCAGATGGGACTGATCTACGTCAATCCCGAAGGCCCCAACGGCAAGCCTGATCCTATCGCTGCAGCGAAAGACATTCGCGAGACCTTTGCGCGCATGGCCATGAATGATGAGGAAACGGTGGCGCTCATTGCAGGAGGTCACACCTTTGGCAAGGCACACGGAGCCGCAAGCGCCGACCATGTGGGGCCGGAGCCTGAGGGCGCACCTCTCGAAGAGCAGGGCCTAGGCTGGAAGAACAAGCATGGCACAGGCAACGCCGGAGACACCATCACCAGCGGTCTGGAGGGTGCCTGGACCTCCACCCCCATGGCGTGGTCCCATGGTTACTTCACCAACCTCTTTGCCTACGATTGGGAGCTGACCAAGAGCCCGGCGGGAGCGCAGCAGTGGAAGCCCAAAAAAGGCGCGGGAGCCGGGGCGGTGCCGGATGCGCACGACGCCGCCAAACGCCATGCCCCGATGATGTTCACCACTGACATCGCGCTGCGTGAAGACCCGGCGTATGAGAAGATCTCCAGGCGCTTTCTGGAGCATCCAGATGAATTTGCCGACGCTTTTGCCAAAGCCTGGTACAAGCTGACTCATCGCGACATGGGGCCAGTGTCCCGTCTGCTGGGGGCCGAGGTGGCACCGCCGCAGCTTTGGCAGGACCCTGTTCCTAAAGTGGACCACGAACTCATCGGCACGCAGGACATCGCCCGTCTCAAGGCAGACATCCTGGGCTCAGGCCTGACCACCGGCCAGCTCGTCTCCACGGCTTGGGCTTCCGCAGCCACCTTCCGCGGCAGTGACAAGCGTGGTGGCGCCAATGGTGCACGCATCCGCCTGGCTCCGCAGAAAGACTGGGCGGTGAATCAGCCGGAGCAGCTGCTGAAGGTGCTGACTGTGCTGGAAAAGATCCAGAAGGACTTCAACGCCGCGCAGAAAGGTGGCAAAAAAGTGTCTCTCGCAGACCTCATCGTGCTCGGTGGATGTGCGGCTGTGGAGGACGCGGCCAAGAAAGGCGGGCACGAGGTGCAAGTGCCCTTCAGCCCTGGCCGCACCGACGCCACCCAGGAGATGACAGACGCTGCGTCCTTTGCCGTGCTGGAGCCAAAGCAGGACGGCTTCCGCAACTACCTCGGCCACGAGCTTGACCGCCCGGCGCCGGAGACGCTGCTGGACCGTG harbors:
- a CDS encoding LysR family transcriptional regulator, producing MRSELNLHLLEQFVALARTKNFTRAADELHLSQPALSRAIQKLEDQLGAPLFERKPREVVLTDLGELLLERAKEILQLMEDTISELSEAGRRGRIRLGAIPTIAPYFLPGLLHTFAKKHPDILVVVQEDTTESLIRRCSHGEIDLAILAQPVIARHLEVEPLFDEELLLVVPVDHPLASAKSVKIEALEGFPFVTLNEAHCLSENIASFCRKQSVQPVMVERTSQLATVQELVALDHGVSIVPEMARKIDSSDRRIYRSFAGEKPTRTLAMMWNASRFQGKAVKLLMEELRRLTRTPSAPVNPKSR
- the katG gene encoding catalase/peroxidase HPI — translated: MNQCPVMGAAAGPNRTTAAGAMSNGDWWPNQLNLKILHQNSPRGNPMGAGFSYAEEFKKLDLAALKKELKEVITTSQKWWPADYGTYGPLFIRMAWHSAGTYRVSDGRGGAGYGTQRFAPLNSWPDNANLDKARRLLWPIKQKYGEKISWADLMVLAGNVSLESMGFKTMGFAGGREDVWEPQEDIYWGPESKWLGDARYKGERELEKPLAAVQMGLIYVNPEGPNGKPDPIAAAKDIRETFARMAMNDEETVALIAGGHTFGKAHGAASADHVGPEPEGAPLEEQGLGWKNKHGTGNAGDTITSGLEGAWTSTPMAWSHGYFTNLFAYDWELTKSPAGAQQWKPKKGAGAGAVPDAHDAAKRHAPMMFTTDIALREDPAYEKISRRFLEHPDEFADAFAKAWYKLTHRDMGPVSRLLGAEVAPPQLWQDPVPKVDHELIGTQDIARLKADILGSGLTTGQLVSTAWASAATFRGSDKRGGANGARIRLAPQKDWAVNQPEQLLKVLTVLEKIQKDFNAAQKGGKKVSLADLIVLGGCAAVEDAAKKGGHEVQVPFSPGRTDATQEMTDAASFAVLEPKQDGFRNYLGHELDRPAPETLLDRAQLLTLSAPEMTVLVGGMRVLGTNVGFPDLGVFTKRRGALTNDFFVNLLGMGTEWSKSKMCEHFYEGRDRESGEVKWTATSVDLVFGSNSQLRAIAEVYAGGDAGEKFVKDFVAAWTKVMELDRFDLHR